A genomic stretch from Orcinus orca chromosome 14, mOrcOrc1.1, whole genome shotgun sequence includes:
- the DUSP13 gene encoding dual specificity protein phosphatase 13 isoform X3, whose amino-acid sequence MEDPCSFNFLPTLHITLEGQPTFQNGLFSLPSSCLTSNIHIHTYHRQTPARLPLLPAGPGAWLGLALTMPGDQWKQHQACRDRRLEAGSKKCPSEKTSAWARYPHRMDSLQKQDLRRPKIHRAVRVPPYQPPTLASLQRLLWVRRAAVLSHINEVWPNLFLGDAYAARDKNKLTQLGITHIVNVAAGKFQVDTGANFYRGMPLEYYGIEADDNPFFDLSVYFLPVARYIQSALIIPQGRVLVHCAMGVSRSATVVLAFLMICENMTLVEAIQTVQAHRDICPNSGFLRQLQVLDNRLGQETGRL is encoded by the exons ATGGAAGATCCTTGTAGCTTTAACTTTCTGCCCACGCTCCACATCACCCTTGAAGGCCAACCGACCTTTCAAAATGGCTTATTcagtcttccttcttcctgcctcaCAAGCAACATCCACATCCACACATACCACAGGCAGACCCCTGCCAGACTGCCTCTACTCCCAGCAGGGCCAGGTGCCTGGCTGGGCTTGGCACTGACCATGCCAGGGGACCAGTGG aaacagcaTCAAGCGTGCAGAGACAGGCGGCTGGAAGCCGGGAGCAAAAAGTGCCCGTCAGAGAAGACCTCAGCCTGGGCCAGATACCCCCACAG GATGGACTCGCTGCAGAAACAGGACCTCCGGAGGCCCAAGATCCACAGGGCAGTCCGGGTGCCCCCCTATCAGCCACCCACGCTGGCCTCACTGCAGCGCTTGCTGTGGGTCCGTCGGGCTGCCGTGCTGAGCCACATTAACGAAGTCTGGCCCAACCTCTTCCTGGGAGATGC gtACGCAGCCCGGGACAAGAACAAGCTGACCCAGCTGGGCATCACCCACATCGTGAATGTTGCCGCAGGAAAGTTTCAGGTGGACACAGGTGCCAACTTCTACCGTGGAATGCCCTTGGAGTACTATGGCATTGAGGCTGATGACAACCCCTTCTTCGACCTCAGTGTCTACTTTCTGCCCGTTGCTCGATACATCCAAAGTGCCCTCATCATTCCCCAAG GCCGCGTGCTGGTACACTGTGCCATGGGGGTGAGCCGCTCTGCCACGGTTGTCCTGGCCTTCCTCATGATCTGCGAGAACATGACGCTGGTGGAGGCCATCCAGACAGTGCAGGCGCACCGGGATATCTGCCCCAACTCAGGCTTCCTCCGGCAGCTCCAGGTTCTGGACAACCGACTGGGGCAGGAGACGGGGCGGCTGTGA
- the DUSP13 gene encoding dual specificity protein phosphatase 13 isoform X6: protein MGSKGRTWNSSCFIAFVFRAEPAPAPFRSCAESCPCTHTPTPRPRPCPRMDSLQKQDLRRPKIHRAVRVPPYQPPTLASLQRLLWVRRAAVLSHINEVWPNLFLGDAYAARDKNKLTQLGITHIVNVAAGKFQVDTGANFYRGMPLEYYGIEADDNPFFDLSVYFLPVARYIQSALIIPQGRVLVHCAMGVSRSATVVLAFLMICENMTLVEAIQTVQAHRDICPNSGFLRQLQVLDNRLGQETGRL from the exons atgGGCTCCAAGGGGAGGACCTGGAATTCTAGCTGCTTCATAGCGTTTGTGTTCCGGGCGGAACCTGCCCCGGCCCCGTTCCGCTCTTGTGCTGAGTCCTGTCCCTGCACCCACACCCCGACTCCCAGGCCCAGACCATGCCCTAG GATGGACTCGCTGCAGAAACAGGACCTCCGGAGGCCCAAGATCCACAGGGCAGTCCGGGTGCCCCCCTATCAGCCACCCACGCTGGCCTCACTGCAGCGCTTGCTGTGGGTCCGTCGGGCTGCCGTGCTGAGCCACATTAACGAAGTCTGGCCCAACCTCTTCCTGGGAGATGC gtACGCAGCCCGGGACAAGAACAAGCTGACCCAGCTGGGCATCACCCACATCGTGAATGTTGCCGCAGGAAAGTTTCAGGTGGACACAGGTGCCAACTTCTACCGTGGAATGCCCTTGGAGTACTATGGCATTGAGGCTGATGACAACCCCTTCTTCGACCTCAGTGTCTACTTTCTGCCCGTTGCTCGATACATCCAAAGTGCCCTCATCATTCCCCAAG GCCGCGTGCTGGTACACTGTGCCATGGGGGTGAGCCGCTCTGCCACGGTTGTCCTGGCCTTCCTCATGATCTGCGAGAACATGACGCTGGTGGAGGCCATCCAGACAGTGCAGGCGCACCGGGATATCTGCCCCAACTCAGGCTTCCTCCGGCAGCTCCAGGTTCTGGACAACCGACTGGGGCAGGAGACGGGGCGGCTGTGA
- the DUSP13 gene encoding dual specificity protein phosphatase 13 isoform X7 gives MDSLQKQDLRRPKIHRAVRVPPYQPPTLASLQRLLWVRRAAVLSHINEVWPNLFLGDAYAARDKNKLTQLGITHIVNVAAGKFQVDTGANFYRGMPLEYYGIEADDNPFFDLSVYFLPVARYIQSALIIPQGRVLVHCAMGVSRSATVVLAFLMICENMTLVEAIQTVQAHRDICPNSGFLRQLQVLDNRLGQETGRL, from the exons ATGGACTCGCTGCAGAAACAGGACCTCCGGAGGCCCAAGATCCACAGGGCAGTCCGGGTGCCCCCCTATCAGCCACCCACGCTGGCCTCACTGCAGCGCTTGCTGTGGGTCCGTCGGGCTGCCGTGCTGAGCCACATTAACGAAGTCTGGCCCAACCTCTTCCTGGGAGATGC gtACGCAGCCCGGGACAAGAACAAGCTGACCCAGCTGGGCATCACCCACATCGTGAATGTTGCCGCAGGAAAGTTTCAGGTGGACACAGGTGCCAACTTCTACCGTGGAATGCCCTTGGAGTACTATGGCATTGAGGCTGATGACAACCCCTTCTTCGACCTCAGTGTCTACTTTCTGCCCGTTGCTCGATACATCCAAAGTGCCCTCATCATTCCCCAAG GCCGCGTGCTGGTACACTGTGCCATGGGGGTGAGCCGCTCTGCCACGGTTGTCCTGGCCTTCCTCATGATCTGCGAGAACATGACGCTGGTGGAGGCCATCCAGACAGTGCAGGCGCACCGGGATATCTGCCCCAACTCAGGCTTCCTCCGGCAGCTCCAGGTTCTGGACAACCGACTGGGGCAGGAGACGGGGCGGCTGTGA
- the DUSP13 gene encoding dual specificity protein phosphatase 13 isoform X2 encodes MEGKAGPSLPPCPPTAHWVSLAKPVAFRVPVSLPGPGTAYQRAKKFFPVCTFPSYWLRGPGTVSQERHSFQAQHQTQVLVPLTFQLCRVSDPLSQLTPDTSHPTWVRPDLQHWPESCGMDSLQKQDLRRPKIHRAVRVPPYQPPTLASLQRLLWVRRAAVLSHINEVWPNLFLGDAYAARDKNKLTQLGITHIVNVAAGKFQVDTGANFYRGMPLEYYGIEADDNPFFDLSVYFLPVARYIQSALIIPQGRVLVHCAMGVSRSATVVLAFLMICENMTLVEAIQTVQAHRDICPNSGFLRQLQVLDNRLGQETGRL; translated from the exons ATGGAAGGGAAAGCCGGGCCTTCGCTTCCGCCCTGCCCTCCCACTGCTCACTGGGTGAGCTTGGCCAAACCGGTGGCCTTCCGGGTTCCTGTTTCTCTTCCTGGCCCTGGCACTGCCTACCAAAGAGCAAAGAAGTTCTTCCCAGTTTGTACCTTCCCTAGTTACTGGTTGAGGGGACCAGGGACAGTTAGCCAAGAGAGGCACTCCTTCCAAGCCCAGCACCAGACCCAGGTTCTGGTGCCACTGACATTCCAGCTCTGCAGGGTCTCGGACCCCCTCAGCCAGCTGACTCCTGACACAAGCCACCCCACCTGGGTGAGGCCTGACCTGCAGCACTGGCCTGAGTCATGCGG GATGGACTCGCTGCAGAAACAGGACCTCCGGAGGCCCAAGATCCACAGGGCAGTCCGGGTGCCCCCCTATCAGCCACCCACGCTGGCCTCACTGCAGCGCTTGCTGTGGGTCCGTCGGGCTGCCGTGCTGAGCCACATTAACGAAGTCTGGCCCAACCTCTTCCTGGGAGATGC gtACGCAGCCCGGGACAAGAACAAGCTGACCCAGCTGGGCATCACCCACATCGTGAATGTTGCCGCAGGAAAGTTTCAGGTGGACACAGGTGCCAACTTCTACCGTGGAATGCCCTTGGAGTACTATGGCATTGAGGCTGATGACAACCCCTTCTTCGACCTCAGTGTCTACTTTCTGCCCGTTGCTCGATACATCCAAAGTGCCCTCATCATTCCCCAAG GCCGCGTGCTGGTACACTGTGCCATGGGGGTGAGCCGCTCTGCCACGGTTGTCCTGGCCTTCCTCATGATCTGCGAGAACATGACGCTGGTGGAGGCCATCCAGACAGTGCAGGCGCACCGGGATATCTGCCCCAACTCAGGCTTCCTCCGGCAGCTCCAGGTTCTGGACAACCGACTGGGGCAGGAGACGGGGCGGCTGTGA